From Acidimicrobiales bacterium, one genomic window encodes:
- a CDS encoding thiamine pyrophosphate-requiring protein — protein sequence MSQKRDQRGRLGTRGAGGSHEQQASTSVAGRYLALLAERGISALYINAGTDFAPLVEAYATLGEHDVPLPEPVVCAHENLATGMAHGAYLVTGRPQAVMFHVSVGTANAICAVANASRDNVPLLVTAGRSPILEGGALGARDTSIHWAQEMFDQAGMLRELVKWDYELRDPRQVGAVVDRAFSVATSHPRGPVYLTLPREVLAEPVPADAHVTPVTSVPVTIEPDADAVAELADRLAAASFPVVVTSAAGVDPTAVELLGNLCDRFAIGVAEIAPRFVNVDPRHDLHLGHQLDGVFEVADVIVVLESDVPWIEACAAPRAGTFVAHVGVDPLYVRYPMRTHRSDLTIVATPAALVTRLTEALTERAGATDNDRRERIAARATSNRAAAADRMSDEQAPAGAPITMAFMSETLACVLDEDDIVFNEYWGRPDLLNRRRPGTYFFLPRAGGLGWALPAALGAKHAAPDRTVVATVGDGAYFFANPAACHHAATKHDLPVLTVVANNATWGAVDYATRLMYPQGSAVTGSERRLSDLSPAPAFEAYCIASGGFGERVSTRAELLPAMERAVRAVRDEGRQALLNVECV from the coding sequence GTGAGTCAGAAGCGAGATCAGCGAGGGCGACTCGGCACGCGTGGCGCAGGAGGCTCTCATGAACAGCAGGCCTCCACCTCCGTGGCAGGCCGATATCTCGCGCTCCTGGCCGAGCGTGGCATCAGCGCGCTCTACATCAACGCCGGCACCGACTTCGCACCGCTGGTGGAGGCATACGCCACCCTCGGTGAACACGACGTGCCATTGCCCGAACCAGTCGTGTGCGCCCACGAGAACCTCGCGACCGGCATGGCCCACGGCGCCTATCTGGTGACAGGGCGACCCCAGGCGGTCATGTTCCACGTGAGCGTCGGCACGGCGAACGCGATCTGCGCAGTCGCCAACGCCTCGCGAGACAACGTGCCCCTTCTGGTCACCGCTGGTCGTTCCCCCATCCTCGAGGGCGGTGCGCTCGGTGCTCGCGACACGAGCATCCACTGGGCACAGGAGATGTTCGACCAGGCCGGGATGCTCCGAGAGCTGGTCAAGTGGGACTACGAGCTGCGCGATCCCCGACAGGTTGGCGCCGTGGTCGATCGGGCGTTCAGCGTCGCAACCTCGCACCCGCGGGGCCCCGTCTACCTGACGCTCCCGCGCGAAGTGCTCGCCGAGCCGGTGCCCGCCGACGCGCATGTCACTCCGGTCACTTCGGTACCCGTAACCATCGAACCCGACGCCGATGCGGTCGCCGAGCTCGCGGACAGGCTTGCCGCTGCGTCCTTCCCCGTCGTCGTCACCTCTGCGGCGGGCGTGGACCCGACAGCCGTGGAGTTGCTCGGCAACCTGTGCGACCGGTTCGCCATCGGCGTCGCGGAGATCGCGCCGAGATTCGTCAACGTCGACCCTCGCCACGATCTGCACCTCGGCCACCAGCTCGATGGTGTGTTCGAAGTGGCCGACGTCATCGTCGTGCTCGAGTCGGACGTGCCGTGGATAGAGGCGTGTGCCGCGCCTCGCGCTGGAACCTTTGTCGCCCACGTTGGAGTCGACCCGCTCTATGTCCGCTACCCGATGCGGACACACCGCTCGGACCTGACCATCGTTGCGACCCCGGCGGCCCTGGTCACGAGGCTCACCGAGGCGCTCACCGAGCGCGCTGGAGCGACCGACAATGACCGGCGCGAGCGCATCGCAGCACGGGCCACGTCGAATCGTGCCGCCGCCGCCGATCGCATGAGCGACGAGCAAGCTCCCGCCGGCGCTCCCATCACCATGGCCTTCATGTCGGAAACGCTCGCCTGTGTCCTGGACGAGGATGACATCGTCTTCAACGAGTACTGGGGACGCCCTGACCTGCTCAACCGCAGACGTCCGGGCACGTACTTCTTCCTTCCCCGGGCTGGTGGGCTCGGCTGGGCGCTACCGGCAGCACTCGGCGCCAAGCATGCAGCTCCGGATCGGACCGTCGTGGCGACCGTCGGAGACGGTGCGTACTTCTTTGCCAACCCTGCGGCATGTCACCACGCTGCGACGAAACACGACCTTCCGGTCCTCACGGTCGTGGCGAACAACGCGACCTGGGGCGCTGTCGACTACGCCACCCGCCTCATGTACCCGCAGGGGTCGGCGGTCACCGGTAGCGAGCGTCGGTTGTCCGACCTTTCACCGGCGCCGGCGTTCGAGGCGTATTGCATTGCATCGGGTGGTTTCGGCGAGCGGGTCTCGACGCGTGCCGAACTGCTGCCCGCAATGGAACGGGCGGTGCGCGCGGTGCGCGATGAGGGGCGCCAGGCTCTACTCAATGTGGAGTGCGTGTGA
- a CDS encoding enoyl-CoA hydratase-related protein gives MDDILVQQQGGVATVTLNRPHVKNAVKLEMWGEIARHFRRLGDDPAVRVIVFTGAGGDFSSGADLSAPEGPEIPFFTAMRQVNEAAKAVYEAPKPTIGRVEGVAVGAGANLALACDFVIAADTARFGEIFARRGLAVDFGGSWLLPRLVGLRRALELVLLADMISGTEAADIGLITRAVPSDELGDEVGRLAKRLAGSATVALAESKQLLRRSFDRTLDEALEAEAHSQAVCLASEDVREAMAAFHAKRKPAFKGC, from the coding sequence ATGGATGACATCCTCGTGCAGCAGCAAGGCGGCGTTGCGACCGTCACCCTGAACAGGCCCCACGTGAAGAACGCTGTCAAACTCGAGATGTGGGGCGAGATCGCTCGCCATTTCCGCCGCCTCGGCGATGATCCCGCCGTTCGGGTCATCGTGTTCACAGGCGCCGGCGGTGACTTCAGCAGCGGAGCCGACCTCTCTGCTCCGGAGGGCCCCGAGATTCCGTTCTTCACGGCGATGCGGCAGGTGAACGAGGCGGCAAAGGCCGTCTACGAGGCCCCCAAACCCACCATCGGCCGTGTCGAGGGGGTCGCCGTGGGCGCCGGGGCCAACCTCGCGCTCGCGTGCGATTTCGTCATCGCCGCCGACACGGCGCGATTCGGCGAGATCTTCGCTCGCCGCGGGCTCGCAGTGGACTTCGGAGGGTCGTGGCTCCTGCCGCGCCTCGTCGGTCTCCGCAGAGCGCTCGAACTCGTCCTGCTCGCCGACATGATCTCCGGCACGGAGGCAGCCGACATCGGCCTGATCACCCGCGCCGTTCCCTCCGACGAGCTCGGCGACGAAGTCGGGCGCCTTGCCAAGCGACTCGCAGGCTCGGCGACCGTCGCCCTCGCCGAGTCGAAGCAGTTGTTGCGACGATCCTTCGACCGCACTCTCGACGAGGCACTCGAGGCGGAGGCGCACTCCCAGGCGGTCTGCTTGGCGAGCGAGGACGTGCGCGAGGCCATGGCGGCCTTCCACGCCAAACGCAAACCGGCCTTCAAGGGTTGCTGA
- a CDS encoding MaoC family dehydratase has protein sequence MSENAARAHETLEARIGLEPLAGDWFEITQDRIDAFADATLDHQFIHVDPARAAAEAPFGGTIAHGFLTLSLLVHLSASISTEMPRLDGMAMGINYGMNRVRFINPVPVGSRIRAVAQVSNVELKGSVVDLTQTMTVEIEGQEKPALVAEWIGRMVFE, from the coding sequence ATGAGCGAGAACGCGGCACGAGCCCATGAGACCCTCGAGGCGAGGATCGGCCTCGAGCCTCTGGCCGGTGACTGGTTCGAGATCACCCAGGATCGAATCGATGCCTTCGCCGACGCCACCCTCGATCACCAGTTCATCCACGTCGACCCTGCTCGGGCCGCAGCCGAAGCTCCCTTCGGCGGGACCATCGCCCACGGGTTCCTGACCCTGTCGCTGCTGGTTCACCTCTCGGCCAGCATCTCGACGGAGATGCCTCGCCTGGACGGCATGGCCATGGGCATCAACTACGGCATGAACAGGGTGCGCTTCATCAACCCGGTTCCCGTCGGCTCGCGTATTCGTGCCGTGGCCCAGGTGAGCAACGTGGAACTGAAGGGCAGCGTCGTCGACCTGACGCAGACGATGACGGTCGAGATCGAAGGCCAGGAGAAGCCGGCGCTGGTTGCGGAGTGGATCGGGCGGATGGTCTTCGAGTGA
- a CDS encoding SDR family oxidoreductase, which translates to MTKNAAAERICDGRVCVVTGAGRGIGRSHALGLAGHGARVVVNDVGGERDGSGADSLLANQIVEEIRSGGGEAMANTDDISTWDGAQRLVEGALEKYGRIDVVVNNAGIIRDRMLVNMSEEDWDAVIAVHLKGTFCVTRHVAQHWRNRAKEGEENDARIINTTSGSGLYGNVGQSNYAAAKAAIAAFTQVVAEELARYGVTANAIAPVALTRMTADLGIPEEITDLLDPGWITPVVVWLASPLSAEVTGQVFEASGQTLAVAEGWRRGPQAAPTTDPVVVGDLVPTLLAQARPRTTMADL; encoded by the coding sequence ATGACGAAGAACGCAGCCGCCGAGCGGATCTGTGACGGCCGCGTCTGTGTGGTCACCGGCGCCGGGAGGGGAATAGGCAGATCTCATGCCCTCGGTCTCGCCGGGCACGGAGCACGCGTCGTCGTGAACGACGTCGGCGGTGAACGCGATGGTTCAGGAGCCGACAGCCTTCTCGCCAACCAGATCGTCGAGGAGATTCGTAGTGGCGGCGGCGAGGCGATGGCCAACACCGATGACATCTCGACATGGGATGGTGCGCAGCGCCTGGTGGAAGGCGCGCTGGAGAAGTACGGGCGCATCGACGTGGTCGTCAACAACGCCGGCATCATCCGCGACCGCATGCTGGTGAACATGTCGGAGGAGGACTGGGACGCCGTCATCGCCGTTCATCTCAAGGGGACCTTCTGTGTCACCCGTCACGTGGCCCAGCACTGGCGCAACCGGGCCAAAGAGGGCGAGGAGAACGACGCCCGAATCATCAACACCACTTCCGGCTCGGGTCTGTACGGCAACGTCGGTCAGTCCAACTATGCAGCGGCCAAGGCTGCGATCGCCGCATTCACCCAGGTCGTAGCCGAGGAGCTCGCCAGGTACGGCGTCACGGCCAACGCGATCGCACCCGTCGCCCTCACCCGGATGACGGCGGATCTCGGCATTCCCGAGGAGATCACGGACCTTCTCGACCCTGGATGGATCACTCCCGTCGTCGTCTGGTTGGCGTCGCCGCTCTCGGCCGAGGTGACCGGCCAGGTCTTCGAGGCGTCCGGCCAGACACTTGCCGTTGCGGAAGGATGGCGCCGTGGCCCTCAGGCGGCACCAACCACGGATCCGGTGGTCGTCGGTGATCTGGTGCCGACGTTGCTCGCGCAGGCCAGGCCGAGAACCACAATGGCCGACCTCTGA
- a CDS encoding acyl-CoA dehydrogenase family protein has translation MVSLSDLEEFRHEVRRWLGANCPESMRTPVLSDADYYLGGSNPEFSHPDQKRWADLMAEKGWTTPTWPSEYGGGGLTREEAAILRDEMSAIGARSPLNSFGISMLGPALLEYGNEDQKSEHLPKIVRGEITWCQGYSEPGAGSDLASLQTRAEDTGDHYLVNGQKVWTSFADKADWIFCLVRTDNSGTKHEGISFLLVEMASEGVSVRPIKLISGKSSFCETFFDNVRVPKENLVGEEGKGWEIAKYLLTHERETISGFGQDSSGRTLAEVATEEIGLGADGRLEDGVLRRDVAQLEVDLLAFAATMDRVRDEAKAGQGLGAASSIVKYCGTELNKRRFELMMSLHGERALAWEGEHCDDGEMPRAWLRTKANSIEGGTSEIQLNIVAKRVLGLPS, from the coding sequence ATGGTGTCGCTGAGTGACCTCGAGGAGTTCCGTCACGAAGTCCGTCGGTGGCTCGGCGCCAACTGCCCGGAGAGCATGCGCACGCCGGTTCTTTCCGACGCCGACTACTACCTCGGAGGCAGCAATCCTGAGTTCAGCCACCCCGACCAGAAGCGGTGGGCGGACCTCATGGCGGAGAAGGGATGGACGACCCCTACTTGGCCCAGTGAGTACGGCGGCGGCGGGCTGACCAGGGAGGAGGCGGCCATCCTGCGCGACGAGATGAGTGCGATCGGTGCGCGCAGCCCTCTGAACAGCTTCGGCATCTCGATGCTCGGTCCGGCGCTGCTCGAGTACGGCAACGAGGACCAGAAGTCGGAACACCTGCCGAAGATCGTGAGGGGCGAGATCACCTGGTGCCAGGGGTATTCCGAACCAGGTGCAGGCTCCGACCTCGCCAGCCTGCAGACCCGCGCCGAGGACACGGGCGACCACTACCTGGTCAACGGTCAGAAGGTCTGGACGTCCTTCGCCGACAAGGCGGACTGGATCTTCTGCCTCGTCCGCACCGACAACAGCGGTACCAAGCACGAGGGCATCTCCTTTCTGCTCGTCGAGATGGCTTCCGAAGGCGTGTCGGTCCGCCCTATCAAGCTGATCTCCGGAAAGTCCTCCTTCTGCGAGACCTTCTTCGACAACGTGCGGGTTCCCAAGGAGAACCTGGTGGGCGAGGAGGGAAAGGGCTGGGAGATCGCCAAGTATCTGCTGACCCACGAGCGCGAGACCATCTCCGGATTCGGTCAGGACTCCTCGGGCCGCACGCTGGCGGAGGTCGCCACGGAGGAGATCGGTCTCGGCGCGGACGGCCGTCTCGAAGACGGCGTCCTGAGAAGGGACGTGGCGCAGTTGGAGGTCGACCTGCTGGCATTCGCTGCGACCATGGACCGGGTTCGTGACGAGGCCAAGGCCGGCCAGGGTCTCGGCGCAGCGTCGTCGATCGTGAAGTACTGCGGAACCGAGCTCAACAAGCGCCGCTTCGAACTCATGATGTCCCTGCACGGTGAGAGGGCCCTCGCGTGGGAGGGCGAGCACTGTGACGATGGCGAGATGCCACGAGCCTGGCTCCGCACCAAGGCGAACTCGATCGAGGGCGGGACCTCGGAGATCCAGCTCAACATCGTCGCCAAGCGCGTCCTCGGTCTGCCGAGCTGA
- a CDS encoding acyl-CoA dehydrogenase family protein, which produces MALVLDDDQLMLRDTAGRFLAERAPIAQLRRLRDEHDELGYSAQLWQEMATMGWPGIAIPEKFGGLGMGYTELGIVLEQVGRNLSASPLEASALVGATAVAELGTEAQKESLLPAVAGGELTFALALQEGSRHQPRKTAMSALKQSDGWVLQGRKVLVFDGHTADKMIVVARTAGRPGDETGLSVFVVDADTDGVLVERVVMVDSRNSANVSFDGVEVGPDGLLGSEGGAYAPLQRVLDIANVGMAAELLGLSAEAFERTLEYLKVREQFGVPIGSFQALQHRAAKMYAELELARSIVLTSLQAIDGADDSLSALASACKAKLCEVATLVTAEAIQMHGGIGMTDEADIGLFIKRARVAQQTYGDYSYHLDRFARLNSY; this is translated from the coding sequence GTGGCGCTCGTACTCGATGACGACCAGCTGATGCTCAGGGACACGGCGGGCAGGTTCCTCGCCGAGCGGGCGCCGATCGCCCAGTTGCGCCGTCTGCGCGATGAGCACGACGAACTGGGCTACAGCGCGCAGCTGTGGCAGGAGATGGCCACGATGGGCTGGCCGGGGATCGCAATCCCGGAGAAATTCGGCGGCCTCGGTATGGGTTACACCGAGCTCGGCATCGTCCTCGAGCAGGTGGGCCGCAACCTGAGTGCCTCTCCACTGGAGGCGAGTGCTCTGGTCGGTGCTACGGCTGTGGCGGAGCTCGGGACCGAAGCGCAGAAGGAGAGCTTGCTACCGGCTGTCGCGGGAGGCGAGCTGACGTTTGCGCTCGCGCTGCAGGAAGGCAGCCGTCATCAGCCGCGCAAGACGGCGATGAGCGCCCTGAAGCAGAGTGACGGCTGGGTACTGCAGGGGCGGAAGGTCCTCGTGTTCGATGGCCACACCGCGGACAAGATGATCGTCGTGGCCCGCACCGCTGGTCGGCCCGGTGACGAGACCGGGCTTTCCGTGTTCGTCGTCGATGCCGACACGGACGGGGTGCTGGTGGAGCGGGTGGTCATGGTGGACAGCCGCAACAGCGCCAACGTCAGCTTCGACGGTGTCGAGGTCGGCCCCGATGGTCTGCTCGGTTCCGAGGGCGGGGCTTACGCGCCGCTCCAGCGGGTACTGGACATCGCCAACGTCGGCATGGCGGCAGAACTGCTCGGCTTGTCCGCTGAGGCCTTCGAGCGCACCTTGGAATATCTGAAGGTGCGAGAGCAGTTCGGTGTTCCCATCGGTTCGTTCCAGGCTCTGCAGCACCGCGCTGCCAAGATGTACGCGGAGCTGGAGCTGGCACGCTCCATCGTGCTCACGTCACTGCAGGCGATCGACGGTGCCGACGACTCGCTGAGCGCCCTGGCGAGTGCGTGCAAGGCGAAGCTCTGTGAGGTGGCGACGCTGGTCACCGCCGAGGCGATCCAGATGCACGGTGGCATCGGCATGACCGATGAGGCCGACATCGGTCTGTTCATCAAACGGGCTCGGGTGGCACAGCAGACGTACGGCGATTACAGCTACCACTTGGACCGCTTCGCCCGATTAAATAGCTACTGA
- a CDS encoding nitronate monooxygenase, with the protein MTSTTTPTFDNRITRELGIEVPIIQAPMGWIARSPLASAVSNAGGLGIIETSSGELDAIREEIRKMHDLTDKPFGVNVAQAFVRDPDMVQFVIDQGVRFVSTSAGDPTRYTAQLKEAGLIVYHVVPTLRGAQKAVDAGVDGLIVEGGEGGGFKNPDPVASMVLLPLVRSKVEVPIVAAGGMVDGSTMAAAFALGAEAIQMGTRMLSATESPVHDNWKNAIIASRETDTVFLNQRHSPALRALKTDLTNELRFAEHDVFGSFGDARALYFGGDIEAAIALGGQVMGRIDEIQPVGAIIAECAEQFFAVMDELATKYLGSDR; encoded by the coding sequence ATGACAAGCACGACCACCCCCACCTTCGACAACCGCATCACACGCGAGCTTGGCATCGAGGTCCCCATCATCCAGGCACCGATGGGCTGGATCGCCCGCAGCCCGCTCGCATCGGCGGTCTCCAACGCAGGTGGGCTGGGCATCATCGAGACGTCATCTGGCGAGCTCGATGCCATCCGTGAGGAGATCCGGAAGATGCATGACCTCACCGACAAGCCTTTCGGAGTCAACGTCGCTCAGGCTTTCGTTCGCGATCCTGACATGGTCCAGTTCGTGATCGACCAGGGCGTTCGCTTCGTTTCGACCTCGGCGGGCGACCCCACCCGTTACACCGCCCAGCTCAAGGAGGCCGGCCTCATCGTCTACCACGTGGTCCCGACATTGCGTGGAGCGCAGAAGGCAGTTGACGCCGGAGTAGATGGTTTGATCGTCGAAGGGGGCGAGGGCGGCGGTTTCAAGAACCCCGATCCTGTGGCATCGATGGTGTTGCTCCCCCTCGTCCGATCCAAGGTCGAAGTCCCCATCGTGGCCGCTGGCGGAATGGTCGACGGGTCAACGATGGCGGCAGCGTTCGCACTCGGGGCCGAGGCGATCCAGATGGGCACGAGGATGTTGTCGGCCACCGAGAGTCCGGTGCACGACAACTGGAAGAACGCGATCATCGCTAGCCGCGAGACCGATACCGTTTTTCTCAACCAGCGGCATTCTCCTGCGCTTCGGGCGCTCAAGACCGATCTGACCAATGAACTCCGGTTTGCAGAGCATGACGTGTTTGGCAGTTTCGGGGACGCCAGGGCGCTCTACTTCGGCGGTGACATCGAGGCAGCCATCGCATTGGGCGGTCAGGTGATGGGCCGGATCGACGAGATCCAACCGGTCGGAGCGATCATCGCTGAGTGTGCCGAGCAGTTCTTCGCCGTGATGGACGAGCTCGCTACCAAATACCTCGGGTCAGATCGATGA